In the genome of Candidatus Saccharibacteria bacterium, one region contains:
- a CDS encoding NBR1-Ig-like domain-containing protein, with amino-acid sequence MFKKLLSNLPFNPSLIGQVSFYAKRLRSEEKLRRVGISLVALSVVIQMFAVFIPPEPTLAQSGNDIIRGGFSNTHEATLMCLDSTRDFGAILNHFGFNCNHIGNAQTVSLKSTSVIDGKELYSMGRHARGPIGRSNKNTDERSVRINNDTFYIRRLASLDTWASSTYPALRLQNSQGKVMYIIKDCGNPVLIGVPPPPPEVVDKGVCEVTSYPASVKRGERFSATVRVSNSGDTTWDPEENYRLGSQNPQDNWNWGTNRIDLPRRVSPGSSLDITESFTAPSSAGTHQFSWKMIQEGVRWFGESCSKPIVVTAPEPEPEEPDEPELTQEPEPKDVCPELPDAQDDIASCLELGKTASNITQNVADANNTTAAAGDVIEYTLLVTNESTKTLSDFVFEEPLHDVLEYADIIKQGDAEFDENYQTLRWPEADIEPGATEEKVFRVRIKDPIPQTPVSVSDPNSYDLVMTNVFHGVTINIRLPGGVVKTTEQVATTLPNTGPGTNLAVAFGITVIVSYFFARTRLMSKEVAIVRTDYASSGSAS; translated from the coding sequence ATGTTTAAAAAACTGCTCAGCAACCTACCTTTTAATCCTAGCCTCATCGGTCAAGTATCTTTCTATGCCAAGCGACTACGCTCTGAAGAAAAATTACGCCGCGTAGGTATTAGTCTTGTCGCATTATCGGTAGTCATACAAATGTTTGCGGTCTTTATTCCGCCAGAACCAACCCTTGCTCAATCTGGCAACGATATCATTCGTGGCGGATTCAGCAACACCCATGAAGCAACGCTAATGTGTCTTGATTCGACTCGAGATTTCGGGGCGATATTAAATCATTTTGGTTTTAACTGTAATCATATAGGAAATGCCCAAACAGTGTCACTGAAATCTACCTCAGTAATAGATGGAAAAGAATTGTACTCAATGGGTCGACATGCCAGAGGCCCAATTGGACGTAGTAATAAAAACACTGATGAGCGTTCGGTTCGCATCAACAACGACACTTTCTATATAAGGCGCTTGGCCTCACTCGATACCTGGGCATCCTCAACCTACCCCGCACTTAGACTACAAAACAGCCAGGGTAAGGTTATGTACATAATTAAGGATTGTGGTAATCCGGTATTAATAGGAGTCCCGCCTCCGCCTCCTGAGGTTGTCGACAAAGGAGTTTGCGAAGTTACTTCATACCCTGCTTCTGTTAAAAGAGGCGAGCGTTTTAGTGCAACTGTACGGGTTAGTAATAGCGGGGATACAACGTGGGATCCTGAGGAAAACTATAGACTCGGCTCACAGAACCCTCAAGACAACTGGAACTGGGGAACCAACCGAATAGATTTACCAAGACGCGTTAGTCCAGGGTCGAGTCTTGATATTACCGAGTCGTTCACTGCACCAAGTTCGGCCGGCACTCATCAATTTTCATGGAAAATGATTCAGGAAGGTGTGCGCTGGTTTGGTGAGTCCTGCTCAAAGCCAATTGTCGTAACCGCACCCGAGCCGGAACCGGAGGAACCAGACGAGCCAGAACTAACTCAAGAGCCGGAGCCAAAAGACGTATGTCCAGAGCTACCTGACGCTCAAGATGATATCGCTAGTTGCCTCGAACTTGGAAAAACTGCCAGTAATATTACCCAAAACGTCGCAGACGCTAACAACACAACTGCCGCTGCTGGCGATGTAATTGAATATACCTTGCTCGTCACCAACGAGAGCACCAAAACTCTAAGCGACTTTGTTTTTGAAGAACCCCTTCATGATGTTCTAGAGTATGCCGATATTATTAAACAAGGTGACGCGGAGTTCGACGAGAACTACCAGACACTACGCTGGCCAGAAGCCGACATCGAACCGGGTGCAACCGAAGAAAAAGTCTTTCGTGTACGCATAAAGGATCCTATCCCTCAAACTCCAGTTTCTGTGTCCGACCCAAACTCCTATGATCTAGTTATGACGAACGTATTCCACGGTGTAACGATTAATATCCGTCTCCCTGGAGGGGTAGTAAAAACCACTGAACAGGTTGCAACAACGCTGCCAAATACCGGCCCTGGTACAAATCTAGCTGTAGCTTTCGGTATAACTGTTATCGTCTCTTACTTTTTTGCCCGCACTAGACTGATGTCTAAAGAGGTAGCCATAGTACGAACTGACTATGCAAGCAGTGGGAGTGCATCATGA
- a CDS encoding DUF3307 domain-containing protein encodes MDFVLLLTLIAGHYLADFGLQSQHMAAKKQLIFLDPMGIHALTSHAFIHAIIAGLLSGSILAAAIIGSAHWLIDFGKASKWLHKKLGKEEGLYGIHVDQALHIAVIFIVVVTVI; translated from the coding sequence ATGGATTTTGTACTACTACTTACGTTGATCGCAGGGCACTACCTAGCGGACTTTGGTCTACAGAGTCAGCATATGGCAGCCAAAAAGCAACTCATATTCCTTGACCCTATGGGCATACATGCTTTGACCTCTCATGCGTTTATTCACGCGATAATTGCGGGACTATTATCAGGCAGTATTTTGGCAGCAGCTATCATTGGGTCGGCTCACTGGTTAATTGATTTTGGCAAAGCATCAAAGTGGCTGCACAAAAAATTAGGCAAGGAAGAGGGGCTATACGGTATTCATGTTGATCAAGCACTGCATATAGCAGTGATTTTTATAGTTGTAGTAACTGTTATCTAG
- the gyrB gene encoding DNA topoisomerase (ATP-hydrolyzing) subunit B, with translation MAKQKKYDSAQIQVLEGLEPVRKRPGMYIGGTGHDGLHHLIKEIADNSVDEAIAGHATDLWVTMQADGGLNVRDNGRGIPVDKMAKTGKSALETVLTVLHAGGKFGGGGYKVSSGLHGVGISVVNALSTKLVAEVRRGGASYRQEYERGVPLTPVKKVGEASDTGTTITFYPDDTIFKESVELEYEWVVDYLRHQAYLTKGLRTHIHDERTDERFGFYFEGGIQSYVKHLNLGKDIIDEDVFYVEKQTSDSMVEIALQYADTYSETIKAFANNVFNPDGGTHLTGFRAALTRVINDYARKNGLLKEKEDNLSGEDTREGLTAVILVKLPDPQFEGQTKNKLGNPEVRGYVEQVLGEYLSYYLEEHPAIAKKIVGKAILSARARAAARAARDNVIRKGVLDSTSLPGKLADCSSKDPANSELYVVEGDSAGGSAKSGRDSKTQAILPLRGKVLNVERARLDKMYANNEIKSLITAIGVNIGEQLDMDRLRYGRIIIMTDADVDGSHISTLLMTFFFRYMREIIDGGHLYLAKPPLFLVKAGKRKEYAYSDEERDNILKDMIAKKGERGTAIDITDDVIKQAGAEVSRYKGLGEMDADQLWDTTMNPENRVLIQVKVEDAEKADAIFSKLMGTEVEMRKNFIQARAKFANTEELDI, from the coding sequence GTGGCTAAACAAAAAAAATATGATTCAGCACAAATTCAAGTGCTCGAGGGGTTGGAACCGGTACGCAAGCGACCAGGAATGTATATTGGTGGCACCGGTCATGACGGACTTCACCATCTAATAAAAGAGATTGCCGATAACTCGGTTGACGAGGCTATCGCTGGTCACGCAACAGATTTATGGGTGACCATGCAGGCTGACGGTGGCTTAAACGTGAGAGATAACGGCCGTGGTATTCCTGTAGATAAAATGGCTAAGACTGGCAAGAGCGCGCTAGAAACGGTGCTGACGGTATTGCATGCCGGAGGTAAGTTTGGTGGCGGCGGATATAAGGTGTCGTCTGGTCTGCACGGTGTTGGTATTAGTGTTGTTAACGCATTGTCTACTAAATTAGTCGCTGAGGTTCGCCGTGGCGGAGCATCTTACAGACAGGAGTATGAGCGTGGCGTACCGTTGACTCCGGTCAAGAAAGTAGGCGAGGCTAGTGACACCGGCACAACCATTACGTTTTATCCAGACGATACGATATTTAAAGAATCAGTAGAGCTGGAGTATGAGTGGGTTGTTGACTATCTTAGACACCAGGCTTACCTAACTAAAGGACTTCGGACGCATATTCATGACGAGAGAACCGACGAAAGGTTTGGCTTTTACTTCGAAGGTGGCATCCAGTCATATGTTAAGCACCTTAATCTTGGTAAGGATATTATCGATGAAGATGTGTTTTATGTAGAAAAACAGACCAGTGACTCAATGGTGGAAATTGCACTTCAGTATGCCGATACCTACTCCGAGACAATAAAGGCTTTTGCTAACAACGTATTCAACCCAGACGGCGGGACGCACCTAACTGGTTTTCGCGCAGCGCTGACAAGAGTTATCAACGACTACGCACGCAAAAATGGTCTATTGAAAGAAAAAGAAGACAACCTGAGCGGAGAAGATACTCGCGAAGGTTTAACGGCAGTTATTCTCGTTAAATTACCTGATCCGCAATTTGAAGGACAGACCAAGAACAAGCTAGGCAACCCGGAGGTACGTGGTTACGTAGAACAAGTACTTGGCGAGTACCTCTCCTATTACCTCGAAGAACATCCGGCGATAGCCAAAAAAATTGTCGGTAAAGCAATTTTGTCAGCTCGTGCCCGTGCCGCTGCCCGTGCCGCTCGCGATAACGTAATTCGTAAAGGCGTCCTGGATAGTACATCATTACCGGGCAAGTTAGCTGATTGTTCTAGCAAAGATCCCGCTAACTCTGAGTTGTATGTAGTAGAGGGTGACTCAGCTGGTGGTTCGGCAAAAAGTGGGCGCGACAGTAAGACGCAGGCAATCTTGCCGTTACGAGGTAAGGTACTAAACGTAGAGCGAGCTCGGCTAGACAAAATGTATGCCAATAATGAGATTAAGAGCTTAATTACAGCAATAGGGGTGAACATAGGCGAGCAGCTTGATATGGATAGGCTACGCTATGGACGTATTATTATAATGACCGATGCCGACGTCGATGGTAGTCACATTTCTACTCTTCTAATGACATTTTTCTTCCGCTACATGAGAGAAATCATAGATGGAGGCCATCTATACTTGGCTAAACCACCACTGTTCCTAGTTAAAGCAGGTAAGCGTAAAGAGTATGCGTATTCTGATGAGGAGCGCGACAATATACTCAAAGATATGATTGCCAAAAAAGGTGAACGTGGTACTGCTATCGATATTACAGACGACGTCATTAAACAAGCAGGTGCCGAGGTAAGTCGCTATAAGGGTCTTGGTGAAATGGATGCTGATCAGCTATGGGATACCACGATGAATCCAGAGAACAGAGTACTTATACAGGTCAAGGTAGAGGATGCTGAGAAAGCCGATGCTATCTTTAGTAAACTTATGGGTACAGAGGTTGAAATGCGTAAGAACTTTATACAGGCACGCGCCAAATTTGCAAATACTGAGGAACTGGATATTTAG
- the gyrA gene encoding DNA gyrase subunit A has protein sequence MDEENNTPLEGDIMPQEPLQTHSKTLENLSVENVMEDSYLRYSMSVIIARALPDVRDGLKPVHRRILYSMGKNGWRPGSKFVKSARIVGDVIGKYHPHGDTAIYDSMVRMAQSWAMRYMLVNGQGNFGSMDGDPPAAMRYTEAKMAKAAEEMLADIEKETVPFRDNFDGSEREPSVLPAKLPNLLLNGQMGIAVGMATNIPPHNLNELVDATVHMIDNPEATVDDLLEYVKGPDFPTGGIIYGKESLRNAYTSGRGGIMVRAVADIEESKKGRHSIIVTEIPYSLNKATLIEKIADLVKDKKLTGISDLRDESARGSVRIVIELRKDAYPKKVLNQLYKMTPLQTSFHFNMLALVDGIQPRVLGLQDILQEYIKHRVSVIRKRTEFELRKAKERAHVLEGLKIALDHIDKVIATIRASQTTEEAQENLIKQFKLSEIQAKAILAMQLRTLAGLERKKIEDELVELLKLIEKLESILASEVKILKIIKNELLEVKKTFGDERRTKIVPQELGKLGDEDLIPDEQVVVTLTSANYIKRSQINDYRRQNRGGKGKRGMATREEDVIEHVVYASTHDYLLFFTNKGRVFRLKTYEVPAVGLNAKGVAIVNLLQLQPEETVSAVINVTKQMNGGHLFMCTVRGVVKKTPFEQYKNVRSSGLIAINLDDGDELKWIRMTDGDNEIVISTSQGQAIRFHEKDVRPMGRVARGVRGIRLRGGDYVIGMDIVQEGSNIFVISENGYGKRTKVSQFTPHARGGVGIRSAIVNKKTGQLIGVKSLVDENQEVIIISSQGQTIRLGLKDIPALGRATQGVRIMRLNDDDKVVSLALVDVTPPTDETEEKTE, from the coding sequence ATGGATGAAGAAAACAACACACCACTAGAAGGCGATATCATGCCACAAGAACCATTGCAGACACACTCTAAGACACTCGAGAACCTCTCTGTTGAAAACGTCATGGAGGATAGCTACCTTCGTTACTCTATGAGCGTTATCATTGCTCGTGCATTGCCGGACGTTCGCGACGGCCTTAAGCCGGTGCATCGGCGAATCTTGTACTCGATGGGCAAGAATGGCTGGAGGCCTGGTTCGAAGTTTGTAAAAAGTGCACGTATCGTTGGTGATGTCATCGGTAAATATCACCCACATGGTGACACTGCAATATACGACTCAATGGTACGTATGGCGCAAAGCTGGGCGATGCGTTATATGTTGGTTAACGGTCAAGGTAACTTTGGCTCTATGGACGGAGACCCACCAGCTGCTATGCGCTATACCGAGGCTAAGATGGCTAAAGCAGCCGAAGAAATGTTGGCAGATATCGAAAAAGAAACCGTACCGTTTCGCGATAACTTCGATGGCAGTGAGCGTGAGCCATCGGTACTGCCGGCCAAGCTACCTAATCTGCTCTTGAACGGTCAAATGGGTATTGCTGTAGGTATGGCAACTAATATTCCGCCGCATAACTTGAACGAGCTTGTCGATGCCACGGTACACATGATAGACAACCCGGAAGCTACTGTTGACGACCTCTTGGAATATGTAAAAGGTCCAGATTTCCCTACAGGCGGCATAATTTACGGCAAAGAGTCGCTCAGGAATGCCTACACGTCAGGGCGTGGAGGCATTATGGTGCGTGCCGTCGCCGACATTGAAGAAAGCAAAAAAGGCCGTCACTCAATAATTGTGACCGAAATACCCTACTCACTTAATAAAGCCACGCTGATTGAAAAAATTGCTGATCTTGTGAAAGACAAGAAGCTAACTGGCATATCTGATTTACGTGATGAAAGTGCTCGAGGTAGCGTGCGGATTGTCATTGAGCTTAGAAAAGACGCCTATCCTAAAAAAGTGCTCAATCAGCTATATAAAATGACACCGCTACAAACCAGTTTCCACTTTAATATGCTCGCCCTGGTTGACGGTATCCAGCCTCGAGTGCTGGGCTTGCAGGACATTTTGCAAGAATACATTAAACATCGCGTATCGGTCATACGGAAGCGCACTGAGTTTGAGCTAAGAAAGGCTAAAGAGCGAGCTCATGTACTAGAGGGTCTAAAGATTGCACTTGACCACATCGATAAAGTTATTGCGACCATACGAGCGAGCCAGACGACCGAAGAAGCGCAAGAGAATTTAATCAAACAGTTCAAGCTATCTGAAATTCAGGCTAAAGCTATCCTGGCTATGCAGCTGCGCACACTAGCTGGCTTGGAAAGAAAGAAGATTGAAGACGAGTTAGTAGAACTGTTGAAATTGATTGAAAAGCTGGAAAGTATTTTAGCCAGTGAAGTAAAAATACTAAAGATTATTAAAAACGAGCTGCTTGAAGTTAAGAAAACGTTTGGCGATGAACGACGTACAAAAATTGTTCCACAAGAGCTTGGCAAACTCGGTGACGAAGATCTGATTCCTGACGAGCAAGTAGTTGTGACACTAACGTCCGCGAACTACATAAAACGATCACAGATTAATGATTACCGAAGACAAAATCGTGGCGGTAAAGGTAAGCGTGGCATGGCGACTCGAGAAGAAGATGTTATAGAGCATGTCGTATATGCTAGTACGCACGACTACCTCTTGTTTTTCACAAACAAGGGACGAGTGTTCCGGCTCAAAACTTATGAAGTTCCGGCTGTAGGCTTAAATGCCAAGGGTGTTGCTATTGTCAACTTGTTGCAACTGCAACCAGAGGAGACGGTGAGTGCCGTTATTAATGTAACCAAGCAAATGAACGGCGGTCACCTATTTATGTGTACGGTCAGGGGAGTCGTTAAAAAGACACCGTTTGAGCAGTATAAGAACGTGCGCAGTTCTGGCTTGATAGCTATAAACCTTGATGATGGTGATGAACTGAAGTGGATACGTATGACTGACGGCGACAATGAGATTGTTATTTCGACTTCCCAGGGTCAAGCGATTCGTTTTCATGAAAAGGATGTGCGGCCAATGGGCAGAGTGGCTCGTGGTGTGCGTGGTATTCGTTTGCGAGGTGGTGATTATGTAATCGGCATGGACATTGTTCAAGAGGGTTCAAATATCTTTGTGATTAGCGAAAATGGCTACGGCAAACGTACCAAGGTTTCGCAATTTACTCCACACGCAAGGGGTGGTGTAGGTATTCGCTCGGCAATTGTTAATAAAAAGACTGGTCAACTTATCGGCGTGAAGTCGTTGGTCGATGAGAACCAGGAGGTAATCATCATATCTTCTCAGGGTCAAACTATAAGGTTGGGTCTAAAAGATATTCCGGCATTAGGTCGAGCAACACAGGGCGTGAGGATTATGCGCCTTAATGATGACGATAAGGTTGTATCTTTGGCACTCGTTGACGTGACACCGCCTACCGACGAAACCGAAGAAAAAACAGAGTAA